Proteins encoded within one genomic window of Oryza glaberrima chromosome 12, OglaRS2, whole genome shotgun sequence:
- the LOC127757193 gene encoding phosphoglucan phosphatase LSF2, chloroplastic-like, whose amino-acid sequence MAAMATAPCFPPTPGLPAHGAVAARSRMAAGGSRSQRRRSSSGVFLCRSSTTGSTRMEDYNTAMKRMMRNPYEYHHDLGMNYAIISDSLIVGSQPQKPEDIDHLKDEEKVAFILCLQQDKDIEYWGIDFQTVVNRCKELGIKHIRRPAVDFDPDSLRTQLPKAVASLEWAISEGKGRVYVHCTAGLGRAPAVAIAYMFWFENMNLKTAYEKLTSKRPCGPNKRAIRAATYDLAKNDPHKESFDSLPEHAFEGIADSERRLIQERVRALREA is encoded by the exons atggccgccatggccaccgccccGTGTTTCCCGCCCACCCCGGGACTCCCAGCGCACGGCGCCGTCGCTGCTAGGAGCAGGATGGCCGCCGGAGGAAGCAGGAGCCAACGGCGGCGGAGTTCCTCTGGGGTTTTCCTGTGCCGCTCCTCCACGACGGGGAGCACTAGGATGGAGGACTACAACACCGCCATGAAGAGAATGATGCGCAATCCCTACGAATACCACCATGATTTAG GTATGAATTATGCTATCATTAGTGATAGCTTGATTGTTGGCTCGCAACCTCAAAAACCAGAAGATATTGATCACTTAAAAGATGAGGAGAAAGTAGCCTTTATTCTTTGCTTACAGCAGGACAAGGACATTGAATATTGGGGCATTGATTTCCAAACTGTTGTCAATAGGTGCAAAGAACTTGGCATAAAACACATCAGAAGACCG GCAGTGGACTTCGATCCAGATTCGTTGAGGACTCAATTGCCCAAAGCAGTCGCATCACTAGAATGGGCTATATCGGAAGGCAAAGGGCGTGTCTATGTCCATTGCACTGCTGGACTTGGGAGAGCACCTGCAGTTGCAATTGCTTACATGTTTTGGTTCGAGAATATGAAT CTTAAGACAGCTTATGAGAAACTAACTTCTAAAAGGCCCTGTGGACCCAATAAGAGAGCGATCCGTGCTGCAACTTATGATCTTGCTAAGAATGATCCACATAAAGAGTCTTTTGACAGTCTGCCAGAGCATGCTTTTGAGGGCATTGCTGACTCGGAGAGGAGGTTAATTCAAGAACGGGTCCGTGCTCTTCGGGAGGCTTGA
- the LOC127757252 gene encoding stress response protein nst1-like: MCILCAVQRWSRRVATMLPWLVLPLILLWALSQLLPAAYRFEVTSPRLACVSVLLLTLFWYEILLPRLSLWRARRSARLREERRAHALQLHKLRKTATRRCRNCNNPYRDQNPGGGKFMCSYCGHVSKRPVLDLGPAGTLPTGWPCTQDWPNAAGDPAYWLDLRCSSDNLYSGFSWRLFSSFCVSMRWFWREVLRFGSSGDGDGLGRDGKRLAKEGENGAKAEESRVEKAKRKAEEKRLARLEKEMLEEEERKQREEMAKLVEERRRLRDEKAEAEERSKGATPVGEKDPRKEVERRRQERRRKDEKDKGSSKSNSDCEDIERRVTREGERKRDSDRRNEPEKRDATRVGAEGHKPYNFDANNQGSKTVQSKAKYFGRMTGGLLSSSRGFGGGSFFGRSAQTSAPQVNKVTKPLVTVTDQSNVVKRDAQPPATAKSATAGGTTNSWTNVHRSVSPNVQSQPTGLKKSWHQLFSRSASVSPCPDVPATAREMNGQPEPYGAQISNAQIFLSQYPPLDSNPSSSRCMQFPGFPPVNGAPANMSLSHFPAGHMPYYCEPEPTVFEEPEQFEDPCYDPDAIALLGPVSESLDNFPLDLDSGFISSDITKETHAKPSPIESPLSRSRTFEDNPIRHSTGKGPNGSILPEASNEQGGTWQMWGTPLVQESLGLRGPQTEWLLPNTNQFNHGASHLNGGTRSSVGSGLDDNDLWLQKAPFQQMPLDTRSLFLSHDVSENAIHNDLDFGSPNKSARLHPIGPPGHSWSKEAVVLNGPQEASKICSPTGAHVGGGFFSTNPDVQSVWSFNQKETT, encoded by the exons ATGTGTATACTGTGCGCCGTGCAACGGTGGTCGCGGCGCGTCGCCACCATGCTGCCATGGCTGGTGCTCCCGCTCATCCTCCTGTGGGCGCTCTCCcagctcctccccgccgcctacCGCTTCGAGGTCACCTCCCCTCGCCTCGCCTGCGtctccgtcctcctcctcaccctctTCTGGTACGAgatcctcctcccccgcctctccCTCTGGCgcgcccgccgctccgcccgcctccgcgaggagcgccgcgcccacgccctcCAGCTCCACAAGCTCCGCAAGaccgccacccgccgctgccgcaacTGCAACAACCCCTACCGCGACCAGAACCCCGGCGGCGGCAAGTTCATGTGCTCCTACTGCGGCCATGTCTCCAAGCGCCCCGTCCTCGACCTCGGCCCCGCCGGGACCCTCCCCACTGGCTGGCCCTGCACCCAGGATTGGCCTAATGCTGCCGGTGACCCTGCCTACTGGCTCGACCTCCGCTGCTCCTCCGATAACCTGTACTCGGGGTTCTCGTGGCGCTTGTTCTCTTCCTTCTGCGTCAGCATGAGGTGGTTCTGGAGGGAAGTGCTCAGATTTGGCTCCTCGGGGGACGGCGATGGCTTGGGCCGAGATGGTAAAAGATTAGCAAAAGAAGGGGAGAACGGAGCAAAGGCTGAGGAGAGCAGAGTCGAGAAGGCGAAAAGGAAGGCGGAGGAGAAGAGGTTGGCGAGGCTGGAGAAGGAAATGCTAGAGGAGGAGGAACGCAAGCAACGGGAGGAGATGGCAAAGCTCgtggaggagcggaggaggctaAGGGATGAGAAAGCAGAGGCTGAAGAGAGATCCAAAGGCGCCACACCTGTTGGGGAGAAGGATCCTCGGAAGGAAGTGGAACGTAGAcggcaggagaggaggaggaaggacgAGAAGGATAAGGGATCAAGCAAGAGCAATTCAGATTGCGAGGATATTGAGAGAAGAGTAACCagggaaggggagagaaagcGGGATTCTGATAGAAGAAATGAGCCAGAGAAGCGGGATGCAACAAGAGTTGGCGCTGAGGGTCATAAGCCCTATAATTTTGATGCTAACAACCAGGGTAGTAAGACAGTACAGAGCAAGGCAAAGTACTTTGGCCGTATGACAGGCGGTCTGTTATCTTCTTCAAGAGGTTTTGGTGGCGGTTCCTTTTTTGGTAGAAGTGCTCAGACCTCTGCTCCTCAAGTTAACAAGGTGACTAAACCGCTTGTTACTGTAACTGACCAGAGTAACGTAGTCAAAAGAGATGCCCAACCTCCTGCAACAGCCAAATCTGCTACTGCTGGAGGAACGACAAATTCATGGACTAATGTTCATCGATCT GTTAGTCCAAATGTGCAGTCACAGCCTACTGGACTTAAAAAGTCATGGCACCAGCTGTTTAGTCGCTCAGCATCTGTGTCACCTTGTCCTGATGTTCCTGCTACAGCCCGTGAAATGAACGGGCAACCAGAACCATATGGAGCACAAATTAGCAATGCTCAAATCTTCCTATCGCAGTATCCCCCTCTGGACAGTAACCCTAGTTCAAGCCGCTGTATGCAATTTCCAGGTTTCCCACCAGTGAATGGAGCACCTGCCAACATGTCACTCTCTCATTTTCCAGCTGGACATATGCCCTACTATTGTGAGCCAGAACCAACAGTGTTTGAAGAACCAGAACAATTTGAGGACCCATGCTATGATCCTGATGCAATTGCGTTGCTTGGGCCAGTTTCAGAGTCCCTAGATAACTTTCCTCTCGACTTGGATAGCGGGTTCATCTCTAGTGACATCACCAAGGAAACACATGCGAAGCCTTCACCAATCGAATCTCCTCTTTCAAGATCACGTACATTCGAGGATAATCCTATTAGGCACTCAACTGGAAAAGGGCCTAATGGTTCTATTTTGCCTGAAGCTAGCAATGAACAGGGGGGCACATGGCAAATGTGGGGCACGCCATTAGTTCAAGAAAGTTTAGGTCTACGAGGTCCTCAGACTGAGTGGCTCCTACCAAACACAAATCAATTTAACCATGGTGCCAGTCATTTGAATGGTGGAACAAGAAGCTCAGTGGGTTCTGGTTTGGATGACAATGATTTATGGCTGCAGAAAGCGCCTTTCCAGCAAATGCCTCTTGATACAAGGAGTCTGTTCCTTTCACATGATGTCTCAGAGAATGCTATACACAACGATTTGGATTTTGGATCACCAAACAAATCAGCCCGTTTGCACCCCATTGGGCCACCTGGTCATTCTTGGTCCAA